The Methylomicrobium agile genome has a segment encoding these proteins:
- the rpsJ gene encoding 30S ribosomal protein S10 has protein sequence MSNQTIRIRLKSFDHKLIDQSAGEIVETARRTGAQVKGPIPLPTKKERFTILISPHVNKDARDQYELRTYKRLLDIVEPTDKTVDALMKLDLAAGVDVQIKLN, from the coding sequence ATGTCAAATCAAACAATCAGAATCCGTTTGAAATCATTTGATCACAAATTGATCGATCAATCGGCTGGTGAAATAGTAGAAACTGCAAGAAGAACCGGTGCGCAAGTCAAAGGGCCGATTCCGTTGCCTACTAAAAAAGAACGGTTCACGATTTTGATCTCGCCGCATGTCAATAAAGATGCCCGGGATCAATACGAATTAAGAACCTATAAAAGATTGCTGGACATTGTAGAGCCTACCGACAAGACCGTTGATGCATTGATGAAACTGGATCTTGCCGCAGGCGTGGATGTTCAAATTAAGTTGAATTAA
- the rpoC gene encoding DNA-directed RNA polymerase subunit beta', with protein sequence MNFLKRQGRAEDFDGIRIGLASPDMIRAWSYGEVKKPETINYRTFKPERDGLFCAKIFGPVSDYECLCGKYKRLKHRGVICEKCGVEVTLSKVRRERMGHIELASPVAHIWFLKSLPSRIALLLDMTLREIERVLYFESFVVLDPGLTPLNKGQLLTDDEYLDAVELHGDDFVAKMGAEAIYDLLKAIDLKEEVNVLREEINSTNSETKIKKYSKRLKVIDSLLSSRNRPEWMILKVLPVLPPELRPLVPLDGGRFATSDLNDLYRRVINRNNRLNRLLDLNAPDIIVRNEKRMLQESVDALLDNGRRGRAITGTNRRPLKSLADMIKGKQGRFRQNLLGKRVDYSGRSVIVVGPTLRLHQCGLPKKMALELFKPFIFSKLQFRGHATTIKAAKKMVEREGAEVWDILEEVIREHPILLNRAPTLHRLGIQAFEPILIEGKAIQLHPLVCSAFNADFDGDQMAVHIPLSLEAQLEARTLMMATNNILSPANGEPVINPSQDVVLGLYYISRQKVNAKGEGGIFVSVGEVQKALMEKTVELQSKIQLRITERTKAENGEIIEKTHRVETTVGRALIWDIVPELMPFELVNCDMTKKNISRLINYCYRYLGNKDTVILADQLMYLGFRYATIAGVSFGVEDMAIPAKKVDIITSAEAEVSEIQSQYASGLVTDGERYNKVVDIWSHANDQVAKVMMDGLGEESVMNADGEMVKQKSFNSIFMMAESGARGSAAQIRQLAGMRGLMAKPDGSIIETPITANFREGLDVLQYFISTHGARKGLADTALKTANSGYLTRRLVDVAQDLVITGEDCGTENGLIMMPIIEGGDVVEPLSERVLGRVAAKDVMEASGEKVVVPAGTLLNEYWVSVLEEQSIDQVLVRSIITCESRYGVCAACYGRDLGRGHLVNIGEAVGVIAAQSIGEPGTQLTMRTFHIGGAASRSAAISNVQVKSSGTVRLSNLKSVLNREGNLVAVSRSGEVGVVDDYGRERERYKIPYGSVLSVQEGGRVNTGDIIVTWDPHTHPVITEVDGVVKLEHFNEGVTVQKISDEVTGLSSLVVTDPKQRGSAGKELRPMVKLIGAADEAIFLPGTEIPAQYFLPAGAIVGIKDGGEVKVGDVLARIPQESSKTRDITGGLPRVADLFEARKTKDPAILAETSGTVSFGKETKGKQRVIITDAAGEQVETLIPKWRHITVFEGEYVEKGETIAEGELTPHDILRLRGVEELANYLVKEIQDVYRLQGVKINDKHIEAIIRQMLRKVEITASGDTSFLKGDQVERAALREENDRMETEGKIPASFEPVLLGITKASLATESFISAASFQETTRVLTDAAVRGLSDSLQGLKENVIVGRLIPAGTGLAYHENRKNRAAQYQVVESEAASAVDASDVEEALKQALNL encoded by the coding sequence ATGAATTTTTTGAAGCGTCAAGGCCGGGCCGAAGATTTCGACGGTATCCGGATTGGCTTGGCATCTCCCGACATGATCCGTGCCTGGTCCTATGGAGAAGTCAAAAAACCTGAAACGATCAACTACCGCACCTTCAAGCCGGAGCGCGACGGCCTGTTCTGCGCGAAGATCTTCGGACCGGTCAGCGACTACGAATGTTTGTGCGGGAAATACAAGCGCCTGAAGCACCGTGGCGTCATCTGCGAGAAATGCGGCGTCGAAGTCACGCTGTCGAAAGTCCGCCGCGAGCGGATGGGTCACATCGAGCTGGCAAGTCCTGTTGCGCACATCTGGTTCCTGAAATCGCTGCCGTCGCGGATTGCGCTGCTGCTCGACATGACGCTCCGCGAGATCGAGCGCGTCCTGTATTTCGAATCCTTCGTGGTGTTGGATCCGGGCTTGACGCCGTTGAACAAGGGTCAATTGTTGACCGACGACGAATATCTCGACGCGGTCGAGCTGCACGGTGACGATTTCGTTGCGAAAATGGGCGCCGAGGCGATTTACGACTTGCTCAAGGCAATCGACCTGAAGGAAGAGGTCAATGTGTTGCGCGAGGAAATCAATTCGACCAATTCCGAGACCAAGATCAAGAAATATTCGAAGCGCCTCAAGGTGATCGATTCCCTGCTGAGTTCACGCAACCGGCCGGAATGGATGATCCTGAAAGTGCTGCCGGTATTGCCGCCGGAGCTGCGCCCCTTGGTGCCGCTCGACGGAGGCCGTTTCGCGACATCCGATCTGAACGATCTGTACCGCCGCGTGATCAACCGGAACAACCGTTTGAACCGCCTACTGGATCTGAATGCGCCGGACATCATCGTGCGCAACGAAAAGCGGATGCTGCAGGAATCGGTCGATGCCTTGCTCGATAACGGCCGCCGCGGCCGGGCGATTACCGGCACCAACCGGCGTCCTTTGAAATCCCTGGCCGACATGATCAAGGGCAAGCAGGGGCGTTTCCGGCAAAACCTGCTCGGGAAGCGGGTCGACTATTCCGGCCGGTCGGTAATCGTGGTCGGTCCGACCTTGCGCCTGCATCAGTGCGGTCTGCCGAAAAAAATGGCGCTGGAATTGTTCAAACCTTTTATTTTCAGCAAGCTGCAGTTCCGCGGCCATGCGACCACGATCAAGGCGGCCAAGAAGATGGTCGAGCGCGAAGGCGCCGAGGTGTGGGATATTTTAGAGGAAGTGATCCGCGAGCATCCGATCCTGCTGAACCGTGCGCCGACTCTGCACCGTCTGGGTATTCAGGCGTTCGAGCCGATTCTGATCGAAGGTAAGGCGATTCAGCTGCATCCTTTGGTATGTAGTGCGTTCAACGCGGATTTCGACGGCGACCAGATGGCGGTGCACATCCCGCTGTCGCTCGAAGCGCAGCTCGAAGCCAGAACGCTGATGATGGCGACCAACAATATCCTCTCGCCCGCGAACGGCGAGCCGGTCATCAATCCGTCTCAGGACGTGGTGTTGGGGCTGTATTACATCAGCCGGCAAAAAGTCAATGCGAAAGGCGAAGGCGGCATCTTCGTCAGTGTCGGTGAAGTACAAAAAGCACTGATGGAAAAAACGGTGGAACTGCAGTCGAAGATTCAACTGCGGATCACTGAAAGAACCAAAGCCGAAAACGGAGAGATCATCGAAAAGACTCATCGCGTCGAAACCACGGTCGGCCGCGCACTGATCTGGGACATCGTGCCCGAGCTGATGCCGTTCGAATTGGTCAACTGCGACATGACCAAAAAGAACATCTCGCGCCTGATCAACTACTGCTACCGCTACCTCGGCAACAAGGATACGGTTATCCTGGCGGACCAGCTGATGTATCTCGGTTTCCGTTACGCGACGATCGCCGGCGTGTCGTTCGGCGTCGAAGACATGGCGATTCCGGCAAAGAAAGTCGATATCATCACGTCTGCCGAAGCGGAAGTCAGCGAGATTCAAAGCCAGTACGCATCCGGTTTGGTGACCGACGGCGAGCGCTATAACAAGGTTGTCGACATCTGGTCCCATGCGAACGATCAGGTCGCGAAGGTGATGATGGACGGTCTCGGCGAAGAGAGCGTGATGAATGCCGATGGCGAAATGGTCAAGCAGAAATCGTTCAATTCGATCTTCATGATGGCCGAATCGGGCGCCCGGGGTTCCGCGGCGCAGATTCGCCAGCTGGCGGGGATGCGGGGGTTGATGGCGAAGCCGGACGGTTCGATCATCGAAACACCGATCACCGCAAACTTCCGTGAAGGTCTGGACGTATTGCAATACTTCATCTCGACTCACGGTGCCCGGAAGGGTCTGGCCGATACCGCGCTGAAAACCGCGAATTCGGGTTACCTGACCCGGCGGCTGGTCGATGTGGCTCAGGATCTGGTCATTACCGGTGAGGATTGCGGTACCGAAAACGGTTTGATCATGATGCCGATCATCGAAGGTGGCGATGTGGTGGAACCGCTGTCCGAGCGTGTGCTGGGTCGTGTCGCGGCAAAAGACGTGATGGAGGCGAGCGGCGAAAAAGTTGTCGTTCCGGCCGGTACGCTGTTGAACGAATATTGGGTCAGCGTGCTCGAAGAGCAGAGCATCGACCAGGTACTGGTGCGTTCGATCATTACCTGCGAAAGCCGTTATGGCGTCTGCGCGGCCTGCTACGGACGCGACCTGGGCCGCGGCCATCTGGTCAATATCGGCGAAGCGGTCGGCGTGATCGCGGCGCAGTCGATCGGCGAACCCGGTACGCAGTTGACGATGCGGACTTTCCACATCGGCGGTGCGGCTTCCCGGTCGGCGGCGATCAGCAACGTACAGGTCAAATCGTCCGGTACGGTCCGTTTGAGCAACCTGAAATCGGTCTTGAATCGCGAGGGCAATCTAGTGGCGGTTTCTCGCTCGGGTGAAGTCGGCGTGGTCGACGATTACGGCCGTGAGCGGGAGCGCTACAAGATTCCCTACGGTTCGGTGCTGTCGGTGCAGGAAGGCGGCCGCGTGAACACGGGCGACATCATCGTCACCTGGGATCCGCATACGCACCCGGTCATTACCGAAGTAGACGGTGTCGTCAAACTGGAGCATTTCAACGAAGGTGTCACCGTTCAAAAAATCTCGGACGAAGTGACCGGTCTGAGCTCGTTGGTGGTTACCGATCCGAAGCAGCGCGGCAGTGCGGGCAAGGAATTGCGTCCGATGGTTAAGCTGATCGGTGCCGCCGACGAAGCGATCTTCTTGCCGGGAACCGAAATTCCCGCGCAGTACTTTCTGCCGGCCGGCGCGATCGTCGGCATCAAAGACGGCGGTGAGGTGAAGGTCGGCGACGTGTTGGCCAGAATTCCGCAGGAATCTTCGAAAACCCGTGACATTACCGGCGGTCTGCCGCGCGTTGCGGACTTGTTCGAGGCCCGCAAGACCAAGGATCCGGCGATCCTGGCCGAAACGAGCGGAACCGTGTCTTTCGGCAAGGAAACCAAAGGCAAACAGCGCGTGATCATTACCGATGCGGCCGGCGAACAGGTGGAAACCCTGATTCCGAAGTGGCGCCATATCACCGTATTCGAGGGCGAATATGTCGAAAAGGGTGAAACGATCGCCGAAGGCGAATTGACCCCGCACGACATTCTGCGTCTGCGCGGTGTTGAAGAGCTGGCGAATTATCTGGTCAAGGAAATTCAGGACGTTTACCGTCTGCAAGGGGTAAAAATCAACGACAAACACATCGAAGCCATCATTCGCCAGATGCTGAGAAAAGTCGAGATTACCGCTTCCGGTGATACCTCCTTCCTGAAAGGCGATCAAGTCGAGCGTGCCGCGCTACGTGAAGAGAATGATCGGATGGAAACCGAAGGCAAGATTCCGGCTAGTTTCGAGCCGGTCTTGTTGGGCATCACTAAGGCTTCATTGGCAACCGAATCGTTCATTTCGGCCGCCTCGTTCCAGGAAACGACGCGCGTATTGACCGATGCGGCGGTTCGCGGTTTGAGCGACAGTCTGCAAGGTTTGAAAGAAAACGTGATCGTGGGTCGGTTGATTCCGGCCGGAACCGGTCTGGCTTATCACGAAAATCGAAAGAATCGTGCTGCCCAGTACCAGGTAGTCGAATCCGAAGCGGCATCGGCAGTCGATGCGAGCGATGTGGAAGAGGCTCTCAAACAGGCGCTGAATCTGTAA
- the fusA gene encoding elongation factor G, with protein MARKTPIERYRNIGIMAHIDAGKTTVTERILYYTGVSHKIGEVHDGAATMDWMAQEQERGITITSAATTCFWSGMKKQYPQHRINIIDTPGHVDFTIEVERSLRVLDGACAVFCAVGGVEPQSETVWRQANKYHVPRLVFVNKMDRSGANFLRVIEQIKSRLGGLAVPMQLPIGAEDRFEGVVDLIKMKAIYWDEGNMGMTFQERDIPPDMLEECKTWREHMVEAAAEASEELLEKYLLEETLTNEEIKQGIRQQTIANKLMPAFCGSAFKNKGVQAMLDAVIEYLPAPTDVVAIKGHLEDEETEAERPSSDEAPFAALAFKIATDPFVGALTFFRVYSGVLNSGDSVYNSVKRRRERIGRLVQMHANSREEIKEVRAGDIAAAIGLKDVTTGDTLCDQDHKIVLERMDFPEPVISVAVEPRTKADQEKMGIALGKLAQEDPSFRVRTDEETGQIIISGMGELHLEIIVDRMRREFNVEANVGAPQVAYRETIRKRVEQEGKFVRQSGGRGQYGHVWLRIEPQEPGEGYQFVNGIVGGIVPKEYIPAVDKGVQEQLKSGVLAGYPVLDVKVTLFDGSYHDVDSSEMAFKIAGSMCFREGARKADPVLLEPIMKVEVITPEDYMGDVVGDINRRRGVIHGMEDTPSGKAISCEVPLAEMFGYATDLRSATQGRATYTMQFEKYTEAPASIADAIIKKSSLF; from the coding sequence GTGGCTCGCAAGACTCCGATAGAGCGATACCGTAATATCGGTATCATGGCTCACATTGATGCAGGGAAAACCACGGTTACCGAACGGATTCTCTATTACACCGGCGTATCGCATAAGATAGGCGAGGTGCATGACGGGGCTGCGACGATGGACTGGATGGCGCAGGAGCAGGAGCGGGGGATTACGATCACCTCTGCGGCGACGACCTGCTTTTGGTCCGGAATGAAAAAGCAGTATCCGCAGCACCGTATCAATATTATTGATACGCCTGGCCATGTCGATTTCACGATTGAGGTCGAACGTTCGCTCAGGGTTTTGGACGGAGCCTGTGCGGTTTTTTGTGCGGTAGGCGGGGTCGAGCCTCAGTCGGAGACGGTTTGGCGACAGGCGAATAAATATCATGTCCCCCGCTTGGTATTCGTTAACAAAATGGATCGCTCGGGAGCGAATTTCTTGCGGGTGATCGAACAGATCAAGTCGAGGCTGGGAGGTCTGGCTGTGCCCATGCAACTGCCGATCGGCGCTGAAGACCGCTTCGAAGGCGTGGTCGATCTGATCAAGATGAAGGCGATCTACTGGGACGAAGGCAATATGGGGATGACCTTCCAAGAGAGGGACATCCCGCCCGATATGCTGGAAGAGTGTAAAACGTGGCGCGAGCATATGGTCGAGGCCGCTGCCGAAGCCAGCGAAGAGTTGCTGGAAAAGTATCTGCTCGAAGAAACGCTCACGAATGAGGAAATCAAGCAGGGCATCCGTCAGCAGACGATAGCCAATAAGCTGATGCCGGCGTTCTGTGGATCCGCCTTTAAAAATAAAGGCGTGCAGGCCATGCTGGATGCGGTAATCGAATACCTTCCGGCGCCAACCGATGTGGTGGCAATTAAAGGTCATCTGGAAGACGAAGAAACCGAAGCGGAGCGACCCTCGAGCGATGAGGCTCCATTTGCCGCCTTGGCTTTCAAAATCGCGACCGACCCCTTTGTCGGCGCTTTGACGTTTTTTAGAGTGTATTCCGGGGTGCTGAATTCCGGCGACAGTGTCTATAACTCGGTTAAAAGACGCAGAGAACGGATTGGTCGGTTGGTGCAGATGCATGCGAACAGCCGCGAAGAAATCAAGGAAGTTCGTGCGGGCGACATTGCCGCTGCGATCGGCTTAAAAGATGTTACGACTGGCGACACTTTGTGCGATCAGGATCATAAAATCGTGCTGGAGCGGATGGATTTCCCTGAGCCGGTCATTTCCGTGGCGGTAGAACCGAGAACAAAGGCCGACCAGGAAAAGATGGGCATTGCGCTCGGCAAACTTGCCCAGGAGGATCCTTCCTTCCGCGTCAGAACGGATGAGGAAACGGGGCAGATCATCATTTCGGGAATGGGTGAGCTGCATCTGGAAATTATCGTCGACCGGATGCGCAGAGAGTTTAATGTTGAAGCGAATGTCGGCGCGCCGCAAGTGGCCTATCGCGAAACGATACGGAAAAGGGTCGAGCAGGAAGGCAAGTTCGTCAGGCAGTCCGGAGGGCGCGGTCAATACGGTCATGTCTGGCTGCGAATCGAGCCGCAGGAGCCGGGTGAAGGTTATCAGTTCGTGAACGGCATTGTCGGTGGCATAGTCCCGAAAGAATACATTCCTGCGGTCGATAAAGGCGTGCAGGAGCAATTGAAAAGTGGTGTGTTGGCCGGCTACCCGGTTCTTGATGTCAAGGTGACCTTGTTTGACGGTTCCTACCACGATGTCGATTCGAGCGAAATGGCGTTTAAAATCGCCGGTTCGATGTGTTTCCGTGAAGGCGCGAGAAAGGCGGATCCGGTCTTGCTTGAGCCGATCATGAAAGTGGAAGTGATCACGCCCGAAGATTATATGGGCGATGTGGTCGGCGATATCAACCGGCGGCGCGGTGTGATCCATGGCATGGAAGATACGCCGTCAGGCAAGGCAATCAGCTGTGAAGTGCCGCTTGCCGAAATGTTTGGTTATGCGACCGATTTACGGTCGGCGACTCAGGGACGGGCGACATATACGATGCAATTTGAAAAGTACACTGAGGCGCCGGCAAGTATTGCGGATGCGATTATTAAAAAATCTTCATTATTTTGA
- the tuf gene encoding elongation factor Tu produces the protein MAKEKFSRSKPHVNVGTIGHVDHGKTTLTAALTKVMAELQGGEVKAFDQIDNAPEERARGITIATSHVEYQSAARHYAHVDCPGHADYVKNMITGAAQMDGAILVVSAADGPMPQTREHILLSRQVGVPYIVVFLNKADMVDDAELIDLVEMEIRELLDLYEFPGDDTPIIVGSALKALEGDQSEVGVPAIIKLVDALDSYIPLPERAVDGAFLMPIEDVFSISGRGTVVTGRVERGIIKVGQEVEIVGIRPTQTTTCTGVEMFRKLLDQGQAGDNVGILLRGTKRDDVERGQVLAQKGTIKPHKQFKAEIYVLSKEEGGRHTPFFDGYRPQFYFRTTDVTGAVKLPEGTEMVMPGDNIAVEITLISPIAMDEGLRFAIREGGRTVGAGVVASIIE, from the coding sequence ATGGCCAAAGAGAAATTTTCCCGTAGCAAGCCACACGTAAACGTCGGCACGATCGGACACGTCGACCACGGCAAGACGACCTTGACCGCGGCATTGACCAAAGTCATGGCGGAACTGCAAGGCGGCGAAGTCAAAGCGTTCGACCAGATCGACAATGCGCCGGAAGAGCGGGCGCGGGGGATCACGATCGCCACCTCGCACGTGGAGTACCAATCGGCAGCCCGGCACTATGCGCATGTGGACTGCCCGGGCCATGCGGACTACGTGAAGAACATGATTACCGGTGCGGCGCAGATGGACGGCGCGATCCTGGTGGTCTCGGCGGCCGACGGCCCAATGCCGCAAACCCGCGAGCACATCCTGTTGTCCCGCCAGGTCGGCGTGCCCTACATCGTGGTGTTCCTGAACAAGGCGGACATGGTGGACGATGCCGAGCTGATCGACTTGGTTGAAATGGAAATCCGCGAGCTGCTGGACCTGTACGAATTCCCGGGCGACGACACCCCGATCATCGTCGGATCGGCCTTGAAGGCCCTGGAAGGCGACCAAAGCGAAGTGGGCGTGCCCGCCATCATCAAACTGGTCGACGCCCTGGATAGCTATATCCCGCTACCGGAGCGCGCCGTGGACGGTGCCTTCCTGATGCCGATCGAAGACGTGTTCTCGATCTCGGGTCGCGGTACGGTCGTCACCGGCCGGGTCGAGCGCGGTATCATCAAGGTCGGTCAGGAAGTGGAAATCGTCGGCATCCGTCCGACCCAAACCACCACCTGCACCGGCGTGGAAATGTTCCGCAAGCTGTTGGATCAAGGCCAGGCGGGCGACAACGTCGGCATCCTGCTGCGCGGCACCAAGCGCGATGATGTGGAGCGCGGCCAGGTGTTGGCGCAAAAAGGCACGATCAAGCCGCACAAACAGTTCAAGGCGGAAATCTACGTGTTATCGAAGGAAGAAGGCGGCCGTCATACCCCCTTCTTCGATGGCTACCGGCCACAGTTCTATTTCCGGACCACCGACGTGACCGGCGCGGTCAAGCTGCCGGAAGGCACCGAAATGGTGATGCCGGGCGACAACATCGCCGTCGAAATCACCCTGATCTCGCCGATCGCGATGGACGAAGGGTTGCGGTTTGCGATTCGCGAAGGCGGCCGTACCGTTGGTGCGGGCGTTGTGGCTTCTATTATCGAGTAA
- the rpsG gene encoding 30S ribosomal protein S7, giving the protein MSRRRVATKREIIPDPRYGSVMLSKFMNMIMESGKKSIAEGIVYGALDVIESKGHGEPLEVLSKALENVQPRVEVKSRRVGGATYQVPVEVRPSRRVALAMRWLIDASRKRNEKNMPAKLAGELLDAYENRGAAAKKREDTHRMAEANKAFSHYRW; this is encoded by the coding sequence ATGTCTAGAAGAAGAGTTGCTACCAAAAGAGAAATCATTCCGGATCCGCGTTACGGCAGCGTGATGCTGAGCAAGTTCATGAACATGATCATGGAAAGCGGCAAGAAATCCATTGCGGAAGGCATCGTTTACGGCGCTCTGGATGTGATCGAAAGCAAAGGCCATGGCGAACCTCTGGAAGTTTTGTCTAAGGCGCTTGAAAATGTACAGCCCCGCGTAGAAGTGAAATCGCGCCGCGTGGGTGGTGCGACCTATCAGGTGCCTGTCGAAGTACGCCCCTCTCGCCGCGTGGCATTGGCGATGCGCTGGTTGATCGACGCGTCGCGTAAAAGAAATGAAAAGAACATGCCGGCCAAATTGGCGGGCGAATTGCTGGATGCCTACGAAAACCGCGGCGCTGCAGCGAAGAAGCGGGAAGATACGCACCGCATGGCGGAAGCGAACAAGGCATTCTCGCATTATCGTTGGTAA
- the rpsL gene encoding 30S ribosomal protein S12: MATINQLVRKPRAKKIEKTNVPALEACPQRRGVCTRVYTTTPKKPNSALRKVARVRLTNGAEVSSYIGGEGHNLQEHSVVLIRGGRVKDLPGVRYHVVRGSLDTSGVNNRKCGRSKYGTKRPKGK; the protein is encoded by the coding sequence ATGGCCACGATCAACCAATTGGTCCGTAAGCCACGTGCCAAGAAAATCGAAAAAACCAATGTTCCTGCATTGGAAGCCTGTCCGCAGCGTCGGGGGGTTTGCACGCGTGTTTATACCACTACACCTAAGAAACCGAATTCGGCGCTGCGTAAAGTGGCTCGGGTTAGGTTGACCAACGGCGCTGAAGTCAGTAGCTACATCGGCGGCGAAGGCCACAACTTGCAAGAGCACTCCGTGGTTTTGATTAGAGGTGGCCGGGTCAAGGACTTGCCAGGTGTGCGTTATCACGTCGTGCGCGGCAGTCTCGATACTTCTGGCGTCAATAACAGAAAATGCGGTCGCTCCAAGTACGGAACCAAACGGCCAAAAGGCAAATAA